Proteins from a genomic interval of Actinoalloteichus hymeniacidonis:
- a CDS encoding SDR family oxidoreductase yields MIEHTTLTVLVTGATGNVGRPLVEALLADGHRVRALTRDPARADLPEGAEAMAGNLADGTGLAAAFDGVDAIHLITFDGADYSPLTNGAEIVALAEQAGVRRVTVLKGDLAAGPLEKAVEASGLDWTHLAPGEFMSNALEWAESVRAEGVVRDGFPESLSAMVHDADIAAVAAVALTAGGRQRNEHAGRTYLLSGPEVLTPPEKVRTIAEALGREVRFVELSTPEIVAAWRQSGFSDSDIEFFLAVRTETPESGRTVLPTVEQVTGRPARTFAQWVRENAAAFGG; encoded by the coding sequence ATGATCGAACACACCACCCTGACCGTCCTCGTCACCGGTGCCACCGGCAACGTCGGACGTCCCCTGGTCGAAGCGCTGTTGGCCGACGGGCACCGAGTCCGCGCCCTCACCCGCGATCCCGCGCGAGCCGACCTGCCCGAGGGCGCCGAGGCGATGGCGGGCAACCTGGCCGACGGCACCGGCCTGGCAGCGGCCTTCGACGGCGTCGATGCCATCCACCTGATCACCTTCGATGGCGCGGACTACTCCCCGCTCACCAATGGTGCCGAGATCGTCGCGTTGGCCGAACAGGCGGGCGTCCGACGGGTGACTGTATTGAAGGGCGACCTCGCGGCAGGCCCGCTGGAGAAGGCCGTCGAGGCGAGCGGGCTGGACTGGACCCACCTGGCACCGGGTGAGTTCATGTCCAATGCACTGGAATGGGCGGAATCGGTGCGTGCCGAGGGCGTCGTCCGCGATGGCTTCCCCGAATCGTTGAGCGCGATGGTCCACGACGCCGACATCGCCGCCGTGGCCGCGGTGGCGCTGACCGCAGGCGGCAGGCAGCGCAACGAACACGCCGGGCGGACGTACCTGCTGAGCGGGCCAGAGGTACTGACGCCACCCGAGAAGGTCCGCACGATCGCCGAGGCGCTCGGCCGCGAGGTCCGCTTCGTCGAGCTGAGTACCCCCGAGATCGTCGCCGCCTGGCGGCAGAGCGGCTTCTCCGACTCCGACATCGAGTTCTTCCTGGCGGTGCGTACCGAGACTCCGGAATCGGGTCGCACCGTGCTGCCCACCGTCGAACAGGTCACCGGCAGGCCCGCCCGGACCTTCGCCCAGTGGGTTCGGGAGAACGCGGCGGCGTTCGGCGGCTGA
- a CDS encoding sensor histidine kinase yields MSHGGFDAARRAWRLGGTMIGALRLPRRFGGRTPTARDASAAFLLIGVVLLSRIGFGMANGSGEFPGSWSVFLLANVPSVLDLATIALRRRIPRTALGLATAVVIASSALPTAFTGTGVGVVVCAYTVGTLLPRRGVILALTGFGAVHAVGGAVAVSLGVSLTPLLTFLGNDGSTPVQILLASMVSYGMPGLLGLYIQARRSYIAELSARLSRADIERELRASEAVAEERRRIARELHDVAAHDLSAIIVQAGATDRLIDGDPAAAKAALRAIRAQGRETLTAMRGLVGIMRAGGEHPDDEVFAPQPSIARLEELVAGSRRLGMSVESVVCGSPRTLPAVIDLAAYRLLQEGLTNARRHAPGAPVTLTVRYESAALVVSVTNTAAVQASGVVSEVGSGHGLVGMRERVHHAGGMLSAGPISTGGWCVEARFPLSDRDRR; encoded by the coding sequence ATGAGTCATGGAGGGTTCGATGCCGCTAGGCGAGCCTGGCGCCTCGGCGGCACCATGATCGGCGCGCTGCGCCTGCCGAGGCGATTTGGCGGCCGAACGCCGACTGCCCGCGATGCCTCGGCCGCTTTCCTGCTGATCGGCGTGGTGTTGTTGTCGCGCATCGGCTTCGGGATGGCCAACGGCAGCGGGGAGTTCCCCGGTTCGTGGTCGGTGTTCCTGCTGGCGAATGTGCCGAGCGTGCTGGATCTCGCGACGATCGCCCTCCGGCGGCGTATACCTCGGACGGCGTTGGGCCTGGCGACGGCGGTGGTGATAGCGAGTTCGGCGCTGCCGACGGCCTTCACCGGCACCGGGGTGGGCGTGGTGGTCTGCGCCTACACGGTGGGGACGCTCCTCCCGCGTCGCGGCGTGATCCTCGCCCTGACCGGTTTCGGCGCGGTGCATGCGGTGGGTGGCGCCGTGGCGGTGAGCCTCGGCGTGTCGCTGACGCCGTTGTTGACCTTCCTGGGCAACGACGGCAGCACCCCGGTCCAGATTCTGTTGGCCTCGATGGTCTCCTACGGGATGCCCGGGCTGCTCGGCCTCTATATCCAGGCCCGCCGCTCCTACATCGCGGAGTTGTCTGCGCGGTTGTCGCGGGCCGATATCGAGCGTGAGTTGCGGGCGTCGGAGGCCGTTGCCGAGGAACGGCGGCGGATTGCCCGCGAGCTGCACGACGTCGCCGCGCACGACCTGTCGGCCATCATCGTGCAGGCGGGCGCCACGGACCGATTGATCGACGGCGATCCTGCGGCCGCCAAGGCGGCGTTACGCGCCATCCGCGCGCAGGGCCGCGAGACCTTGACGGCGATGCGCGGGTTGGTGGGGATCATGCGGGCGGGCGGCGAGCATCCGGATGACGAGGTATTCGCTCCGCAGCCGTCGATCGCGCGGCTTGAGGAGTTGGTGGCGGGTTCCCGGCGGCTCGGGATGTCCGTCGAGTCGGTGGTGTGTGGTTCACCGAGAACCTTGCCCGCAGTGATCGATCTGGCCGCTTATCGCTTGCTCCAGGAAGGTCTGACCAATGCGCGACGGCATGCGCCGGGCGCTCCGGTCACCTTGACCGTGCGCTATGAATCTGCGGCCTTGGTCGTGTCGGTGACGAACACGGCGGCCGTGCAGGCATCGGGGGTGGTTTCCGAGGTGGGCTCCGGGCATGGACTCGTGGGTATGCGGGAGCGGGTCCACCACGCGGGCGGCATGCTGTCCGCCGGGCCGATATCGACGGGCGGTTGGTGCGTCGAGGCGCGGTTTCCGCTGTCGGATCGGGATCGTCGATGA
- a CDS encoding erythromycin esterase family protein, which produces MSQDIRDFVTPETGLLALGEPTHLEPAFPLVRNEIFARLVEFGFRSIAIESDRVAALAVNDFVLHGTGTLDAAMAEGFSHNFGHIDANRQLVAWLRDYNKDRPEAERLAFHGFDAPMETMSVPSPRRYLEYVRDYLDLDLDIASLTGADELWSRQEAVLDAASSPGATTEAEKLRTIADDMLVALLGRAPQLIATTSRPEWFRAKNYLTAGLGLLRYHRQAARTGDPSTRWSGLSGTRDASMAQNLLDIREIEQRRGPTLVFAHNLHLQKAASYMRMGPMEVHWSGAGAIASSLLGEQYTFVAGSVGRSAAIDLGEPAPETHEGELQRRFATWGLTAAAELTSTRSRTDTTVEQGYFPLDEANLTGADSVWHINTGTELMPESSGLRLRAREVSS; this is translated from the coding sequence ATGAGTCAGGACATTCGAGACTTCGTGACCCCCGAGACCGGCCTGCTGGCGCTGGGCGAGCCCACCCACCTGGAGCCGGCGTTTCCGCTGGTCCGCAATGAGATCTTCGCCCGCTTGGTCGAGTTCGGCTTCCGATCGATCGCCATCGAGAGTGATCGAGTGGCCGCGCTGGCGGTGAACGATTTCGTGCTGCATGGCACCGGCACGCTGGATGCGGCGATGGCCGAGGGCTTCTCGCACAACTTCGGCCACATCGACGCCAACCGACAGTTGGTCGCGTGGCTGCGCGACTACAACAAGGACCGCCCCGAGGCCGAGCGGCTCGCCTTCCACGGCTTCGACGCGCCGATGGAGACGATGAGCGTGCCCAGCCCCCGGCGTTACCTCGAATATGTGCGGGATTACTTGGACCTGGATCTCGACATCGCGAGCCTGACCGGCGCCGACGAACTCTGGAGCAGGCAGGAAGCCGTGTTGGATGCGGCGTCCTCGCCTGGTGCGACCACCGAAGCGGAGAAGCTGCGCACCATCGCCGACGACATGCTCGTCGCGCTCCTGGGGCGGGCCCCGCAGCTCATCGCGACCACCTCGCGTCCCGAGTGGTTCCGCGCCAAGAACTATCTGACCGCAGGCCTCGGATTGCTGCGGTATCACCGGCAGGCGGCGCGAACCGGTGACCCGTCGACCCGATGGTCCGGCCTGAGCGGCACCCGAGACGCCTCGATGGCGCAGAACCTTCTCGACATCCGGGAGATCGAACAGCGCCGAGGCCCGACGCTGGTATTCGCCCACAATCTCCATCTTCAGAAGGCGGCCAGTTACATGCGGATGGGCCCGATGGAGGTGCACTGGTCCGGCGCGGGCGCGATCGCAAGCTCGTTGTTGGGCGAGCAGTACACCTTCGTGGCGGGCAGCGTGGGTCGCAGCGCGGCAATCGACCTGGGCGAGCCCGCGCCGGAAACCCATGAGGGCGAGCTGCAACGCCGGTTCGCCACCTGGGGTCTGACCGCTGCCGCCGAGCTGACCTCGACGCGGTCCCGCACCGACACCACCGTCGAACAGGGCTATTTCCCGCTCGACGAGGCGAACCTGACCGGCGCGGATTCCGTCTGGCATATCAACACGGGCACCGAGTTGATGCCGGAGAGCAGCGGGCTTCGGCTGCGCGCCCGGGAGGTCTCGTCCTGA
- a CDS encoding DUF418 domain-containing protein: MSTSPGQGRIESDQDRSNPPGPTPSARRIAALDALRGFALCGIIFINIPQTLDMLPDLAAAPDGLRIFVLGRFYPIFYLLFGVGFGLFLRSAARRTDRPRILLLRRLVALGAVGALHHQLQPGEVLLPFAITGLLVLLPLSFASTRVTLVLGLVLTVAGLAAGVGGLALLPGLFAMGFAMAASGTAERLPSRAGVLASAVVVSALVACLSYWLVTSVVPAVVAQRLGLVFSLAMSLGYAALFLLLLHTPLGSLLSGVLAPLGRLALTNYLTATVLFVVLGELLGLRGSADWGTAALLGAGILAVQAVWSPLWLRAFRYGPLEWVWRCSTYWRWLPIRDAAGGGHR; this comes from the coding sequence ATGTCGACGTCACCAGGGCAGGGCCGAATCGAGTCGGATCAGGACCGATCGAACCCGCCCGGCCCAACCCCGTCCGCCCGCCGCATCGCCGCCCTGGACGCCCTTCGAGGATTCGCGCTCTGCGGCATCATCTTCATCAACATTCCGCAGACCCTCGACATGCTGCCGGATCTGGCCGCTGCTCCGGACGGCCTGCGGATCTTCGTCCTCGGGCGGTTCTATCCGATCTTCTATCTGCTGTTCGGCGTCGGCTTCGGGTTGTTCCTCCGCTCCGCAGCTCGGCGCACTGATCGACCTCGAATCCTGTTGCTGCGACGATTGGTGGCCTTGGGTGCTGTCGGCGCGTTGCATCACCAACTCCAACCGGGCGAGGTGCTGCTGCCCTTCGCGATCACTGGCTTGCTGGTCCTGCTGCCGTTGAGCTTCGCGTCGACTCGCGTGACGCTCGTCCTCGGTCTGGTCCTCACGGTGGCGGGGTTGGCGGCGGGTGTCGGCGGGCTCGCGCTGCTGCCGGGGTTGTTCGCCATGGGCTTCGCGATGGCGGCATCGGGCACGGCGGAACGCCTGCCCAGCCGCGCCGGGGTACTGGCCAGCGCGGTGGTGGTGTCCGCCTTGGTTGCCTGCCTGTCTTATTGGTTGGTCACCTCGGTGGTGCCCGCAGTGGTGGCGCAACGGTTGGGCCTGGTGTTCTCATTGGCCATGTCGCTGGGATACGCCGCGCTGTTCCTGCTGCTGTTGCACACACCGCTGGGTTCGCTGCTCTCCGGTGTGTTGGCGCCCCTGGGTCGATTGGCCTTGACGAACTACCTGACGGCGACGGTGTTGTTCGTGGTGCTCGGCGAGCTGCTCGGGCTGCGTGGTTCGGCGGACTGGGGCACGGCTGCGCTGCTGGGAGCAGGCATTCTTGCTGTTCAGGCCGTGTGGAGCCCGTTGTGGTTGCGGGCTTTCCGCTATGGTCCGCTGGAGTGGGTGTGGCGGTGCAGCACGTATTGGCGGTGGCTGCCGATCCGAGACGCGGCCGGGGGAGGGCATCGGTGA
- a CDS encoding DUF397 domain-containing protein, which produces MEKLRWRKSSWSSTSISCVEIGCSSQSIGIRDTKNRSGGMLQVDRSAFAAFVASVKADRLR; this is translated from the coding sequence ATGGAAAAGCTCCGGTGGCGTAAGTCAAGTTGGAGTTCGACTAGTATTTCCTGTGTGGAGATCGGGTGTTCCAGTCAGTCGATTGGCATCCGGGACACCAAGAACAGGTCGGGTGGGATGTTGCAGGTCGACAGATCCGCCTTTGCCGCCTTCGTGGCCTCGGTGAAGGCCGACCGGCTGCGCTAG
- a CDS encoding response regulator, with amino-acid sequence MTIAVVVADDQAVVRAGFRTILEVEPDMTVVGEAADGAQAVAAAQRLRPNLVLMDVRMPGVDGIAATRTLAASNPDIPVLIITTFDLDEYVFSALRAGAAGFLLKDTEPDDLVLAVRAVAAGDGLVSPRVTRRLIAEFASSSPAPPTSSTSVALTARERQTLLLVAEGLSNAEIAASLVVSPSTVKTHVGNVLAKIGARDRVQAVIWAYEHGIVRPGA; translated from the coding sequence ATGACCATCGCTGTCGTGGTGGCCGACGACCAGGCCGTGGTGCGCGCGGGATTTCGCACGATCCTGGAGGTCGAGCCGGATATGACGGTGGTCGGTGAGGCCGCCGACGGGGCCCAAGCGGTGGCGGCGGCTCAACGGTTGCGCCCGAATCTGGTGTTGATGGATGTCCGGATGCCCGGTGTCGACGGGATCGCGGCTACCCGGACGCTGGCCGCGTCGAACCCGGACATCCCGGTACTGATCATCACGACCTTCGATCTCGATGAATATGTCTTCTCCGCGTTGCGGGCGGGGGCGGCGGGCTTTCTGTTGAAGGACACCGAGCCCGACGACCTGGTGCTCGCGGTCCGCGCGGTGGCCGCAGGCGATGGTCTGGTGTCGCCCCGCGTGACGCGCAGGTTGATCGCCGAGTTCGCGAGTTCGTCGCCCGCGCCGCCGACGAGTTCGACTTCGGTCGCGTTGACCGCCCGCGAACGCCAGACCCTGCTGTTGGTCGCCGAGGGCTTGTCGAACGCGGAGATCGCCGCATCCCTGGTCGTCAGCCCGTCGACGGTGAAGACGCATGTCGGCAACGTGTTGGCCAAGATCGGCGCTCGCGACCGGGTTCAAGCGGTGATCTGGGCTTATGAGCACGGCATCGTTCGTCCCGGCGCCTGA
- a CDS encoding helix-turn-helix transcriptional regulator, which yields MLETSARLLRLLDLLQSGREFAGSELSQRLGVSPRTVRRDVDKLRTLGYSVNAIGGVGGGYQLAFGATLPPLLLGEDEAVAIAVGLRMASVGAITGIAESSAQALAKLDGLLPSRLRRQVNTLSAALVTMPLRGPTVASSTLTAIASAVRDRERLRLDYVSYGGTSTFREVEPYRLVHNGQRWYLFSWDVERLDWRTFRVDRCSLRVPNGPRFDPRPLPPGDLADHVALGTTTRVRRYQAVLTMHACAEAVGDEVPPTLGVVEAIDERTCTLRIGSDSLDQLAAWVAALGFEFEVREPPELLEHLRVLTGRLNRAAWPGGDGPGRTSAVPGDQRPD from the coding sequence ATGTTGGAGACCTCGGCTCGGCTGCTGCGCCTGCTGGACCTGTTGCAGAGCGGTCGGGAATTCGCCGGTTCGGAGTTGTCGCAGCGGCTCGGGGTGAGTCCCAGGACGGTGCGCCGCGACGTCGACAAACTTCGCACGCTGGGCTATTCCGTCAACGCCATCGGCGGCGTCGGCGGTGGCTATCAGCTGGCCTTCGGGGCGACGCTGCCGCCGCTGTTGCTCGGCGAAGACGAGGCGGTGGCCATCGCGGTCGGGCTGCGGATGGCGTCGGTGGGGGCGATCACGGGCATCGCCGAGAGCTCGGCGCAGGCCCTGGCCAAGCTGGACGGGTTGCTGCCGTCCCGATTGCGACGTCAGGTCAACACGCTCAGCGCCGCGCTGGTGACGATGCCGCTGCGCGGCCCCACCGTCGCCTCGTCGACCTTGACGGCGATCGCCTCGGCGGTGCGGGACCGCGAGCGACTCCGACTCGACTACGTCTCCTACGGGGGAACGTCGACGTTCCGCGAGGTCGAGCCCTATCGCCTGGTCCACAACGGACAGCGCTGGTACCTCTTCTCCTGGGACGTCGAGCGATTGGACTGGCGGACGTTCCGAGTGGACCGGTGTTCGCTGCGTGTCCCGAACGGCCCCCGCTTCGACCCGAGACCGCTGCCGCCGGGCGACCTCGCCGACCATGTCGCCCTCGGCACCACCACCCGTGTTCGGCGGTATCAGGCGGTGCTGACCATGCATGCCTGCGCCGAGGCGGTCGGCGACGAGGTGCCGCCCACCCTCGGGGTGGTGGAGGCGATCGACGAACGGACCTGCACGCTGCGTATCGGTTCGGACAGCCTCGATCAACTCGCGGCCTGGGTGGCGGCCTTAGGTTTCGAGTTCGAGGTCCGCGAACCACCGGAGCTTCTGGAACACCTGCGTGTTCTCACCGGCCGACTGAACAGGGCGGCCTGGCCTGGCGGGGACGGTCCCGGCCGGACGAGCGCGGTGCCGGGCGATCAGAGGCCCGACTGA
- a CDS encoding helix-turn-helix domain-containing protein, translating to MLELVFGGQSLDGVDLLGKGGSSLLAMSGLNKSPRALALGSDLAEARIKSGLNQREAAQRFGFTQAVIARIETGRRVPTPDECAVLLGIYSTPLAEREHILELARDVDRETWTPVGSRHVPRQLGALVKYEAAATAICEVNPLVIPGLLQTFEYAQAVMSADRLSPSEIDARVMFRMNRQKVLRGEEPSNYLAIIDELALMRFAGDSSIMKNQYARLLEWLDFDHIDIRIVPRSTGFYPSLAGGYVVLEFDDGPPVVHVEHMGQGTWLHQAKYTKPLLSARSSTLKIALDSDSSRDLIAAYEKGESNGKAPVA from the coding sequence ATGCTTGAGTTGGTATTCGGCGGGCAATCGCTCGATGGTGTGGATCTTTTAGGGAAAGGAGGCAGTAGCTTGTTGGCCATGAGCGGACTCAACAAATCGCCACGAGCACTGGCTTTGGGTTCGGATCTGGCAGAAGCGCGCATCAAGAGCGGCCTCAATCAGCGGGAAGCTGCGCAACGGTTCGGGTTTACTCAGGCCGTCATCGCCAGGATCGAAACGGGTAGGCGAGTGCCTACGCCGGACGAGTGCGCGGTGCTGCTGGGCATCTACTCGACCCCGTTGGCCGAACGTGAACACATCTTGGAACTCGCCCGGGATGTCGATCGAGAGACGTGGACGCCCGTCGGGAGTCGTCATGTGCCACGTCAGCTTGGTGCGCTGGTCAAATATGAGGCCGCAGCCACGGCCATCTGTGAAGTCAACCCGTTGGTGATTCCTGGTCTGTTGCAAACGTTCGAGTACGCTCAAGCGGTCATGTCGGCGGATCGACTCTCGCCAAGCGAGATAGACGCACGGGTTATGTTCCGCATGAACAGGCAGAAGGTTTTGCGGGGCGAGGAGCCGTCGAATTATCTGGCGATCATCGACGAGCTGGCCCTCATGCGGTTCGCGGGAGATTCGAGCATCATGAAAAACCAGTATGCCAGACTCCTTGAATGGTTGGACTTCGATCACATCGACATCCGCATAGTTCCGCGCTCTACCGGGTTCTACCCCAGCTTGGCTGGCGGCTACGTCGTATTGGAATTTGACGACGGCCCGCCTGTAGTGCACGTGGAACACATGGGACAGGGAACATGGTTGCACCAAGCTAAATACACGAAACCGCTGCTGTCTGCCCGCTCCTCGACGCTGAAGATCGCGCTTGACTCGGATTCCTCCAGGGATTTGATTGCCGCTTATGAAAAAGGAGAAAGTAATGGAAAAGCTCCGGTGGCGTAA